In Novosphingobium sp. RL4, the sequence ACAAGCTGCGCATCGATCTGGGTTTGCGCCAGGAATGGTACGACTACAGCGGATTTTCGCGCACCACTGCAGCCTATGATCTGGGCGATGCCACCACGCTGGCGGACAATGCCACGCGCGGCTTCACCGGCGCCATCGTCAACACGACGTTCAAACCCAAGGCGACCAATTGGACTGTCGGCGCGAATTATGACCTGACGGACAATTTCGGCCTCTACGCCCGCGCGTCGCAGCTTCAGGTGCCTGCCAATGGCTCCGTAGTCGGCTCTGCCGGAGCTTCGTACACGGCATCGAAGGCCAAGCTCTACGAAGCAGGGGTCAAGGCTGTATTCGGCCGCTCCTACCTCTACCTCACGGGGTTCTACACCAGGTTCGACCCGCTCAATGCCAGCTTCGCCACCTACAACCCGGTGACGGGCCGCAGCGATCAGCCGATCCAGTTCCTCGGATCGGCAGAGGACAAGGGCGTGGAGGCAGACGGGCTGCTGCGCGTGGCGGGACCGTTCTCGATCGCGGGCGCCGTCACGGTGCAGGATCCCAAGTACATCAACTTCACCAGCAGCACCGGCGCCGACGCCGGGGACGTGCTGGGCAAGCAGATCGTGCGCCAGCCGAAGGTCTACGGCAACATCCGCCCGAGCCTGGATTTCAACCTTGCGGGCGGCGATCACCTGAGCCTCTACGGTCGCTACGATTACGTCGGCAAGCGCTATGTCGACGTCACGAACACCACGGCCTTGCCCGCTTATGGCTACTTCAGCGCGGGCGCGACCTTCAACCACGGGCGGTGGAGCCTTCAGGTCGTGGGCGACAACATCACCAATGCCCACGGCTTCACCGAAGGCAACACCGCCGGCGATACTCTGACCGGTCAGGGCACGCCGGAGGCAATCTTCGGGCGTCCGCTGTGGGGCCGTAACGTGCGCTTCGTGCTCGGCCTGAAGTGGTGACGATCACGCGCTGACTGTCCGGCCCGGACCTTTGTGTTCGGGCCGCTTCCGCCGCGCCGCCAAGGCCGCGGCACTCCCTTTTCGATACTGGAAACGCTCGATGAAGATCATTCTTCTTGCCGCGGCCGCGCTGTCGCTGGCCGCTACGGCTGCACATGCCGCACCCACCCATCGTTCCACCGGCGAGATCATGGCCCAGATCCGCGATCCGCATGGCCGGCTCATCGTGGTCGCCCATCGCGGCTGCCACGAACCGGCGCCTCTTCACGGCTTCGGCGCGGCGCCTGAAAATTCGGTGCAGGCTCTCGAAAAGTGCGCGGCGATGGGCGTCGATATGATGGAAACCGACGTGCTCGAGAGCAAGGACGGCTACCTGGTCATCATGCATGACGAGACTGTGGACCGCACGACCACCGGCACCGGCAAGGTCGCCGATCTCACCCTGGCACAGATCAAGAGCCTGCGACTGCGCCAGGACGAGGGCGGCAGCGATGCCGCGGCAACCGACCAGTTCGTGCTCACGCTGGATGAGATGCTGGCGCTCGCCAAGGATCGCATCACGCTCAACCTGGACGTCAAGGACGCCATCTACCCGCAAGTGATCGCCGCCGTGCGCAAGGCGGGCGCCCAGAACCGCGTGACGCTGAAGACGCGGGTCGGCGTGGGCTCGCAACCGCTGGCCCCGATGGCGCCTTATGATGAGGTGCCTTTCCTTGTCATCCCAAAGGACGGCGACGACAGCGGCAAGAGCATTCCCGACATGATCGCCGCGCAAATGTCCGGCAAAATCAAACCCGTCGGCATCGAGCTTCCCTACCGCCTCCCGCGCGAGGCGCTGCCAGCCATTGTCAAGCGCGCGCAATCGCTGGGCGTTCGCCTGTGGGTGAACATGCTCGACGGCAATTTCGTCCTTGGTGCTGGGAGCGACAGGGATGCCTTGCGCGCGCCGGATGCCGTATGGGGCAGTCTGGTGCGCGAAGGTGTTTCCATGCTGCTGACCGACGAGCCCGAAGCGATGCTGGCGATGCGTGACGCAAGCGGTCGGCGGTAATGATCGGGGAGGGGCTTCCAACAGCGGGGCCCTCCACGCAGTGCCCGGCCCCGTACCAAGGCTGCCCGCACCAACAGCACAATCAGCCGGAGCGGAACTGAGAAAGGCCCTCGTTCCCTTCAAGAACTCCAGTCGGTTGCAGGACGCGCTGCGAGGTCCATGTTTTGCGAGCCGGCAAGGCAAGCGCGGAGCCCGCTACCTCGGGCGAGGCATGGACTTCGCCGCCGGGGCGTTGCAGACAGCGGGGCATGGGGGCTGATTTCCTGAAACGGATGGACTGGCTGGGCGCCGCGCGCGTCACCGGATACCTGCGACTCTTCGCGGTGCTTGCCGCCGTCATGCTGGCCTGGCTGGTGGGAACCTCGCACGGGGGGGTAGATGCCAACGGCTATCTGCTCGGCAGCGACTTCATCAGTTTCTGGACGACGGGCCACATGCTCTTCGCCCATGGCGACCCATACGACGGGGCCGCGCATATCGCGGCGCAGCGCACCTATTTCTCGGCGGAAGGCGCCTATACCGCATTCTATTACCCGCCTTCGTTTCTGCCGTTCTGCTGGCCGCTTGGCGGGCTGCCCTATTTTCCGGCGCTCGGGGCATGGTTGCTGATGACGGGCGCGTTGTACCTCGGCGCGGTGCGGTGCTGGTGGGAACGGGCGGCGACCGGGGTGCCGCTGTGGCTCCTGTTCGCGGCCTTCCCCGCAGTGCCGATCGTCGTGACACATGGGCAGACGGCATTCCTTGTTTGCGGCCTGCTTGGGCTGGGCGCCTGGCTGGTGCCGACCCGGCCCTGGATCGCGGGCGCCTTGTTCGGGCTGGCGACGATCAAGCCGCAGTTCGGGCTGCTGCTCCCCCTTGTGCTGGTGGCGACGGGGCAATGGCGGGTCATCGCCTCGGCCTGCATCACGGCCGCGGCGCTGGCCTTGCTATCCGCATGGGCATTCGGCGCGCAGGCCTGGATCGGCTGGCTGGGGGCGAGCGAGCGGGCGCAGGCGGCGATGGCCCATGGGCAGATCGGCTACGGCAAGATGATGAGCCCGTTTGCGGGAATGCGCCTCATCGGCACCTCGATGGGCCTGAGCTATGCCGTGCAGGGGCTGGTGACGCTGGCGGTGGCCGGGCTGGTGCTGTGGGCCTGCCTGCGCAAGGGACGGGCAGGGGCCTGGACGCCGGGGCTGGCCGCGCTGATGCTGGCCGGCGCCCCCCTGGCGACGCCCTATGTGCTGGACTATGACATGGTGCTGCTGGCCTTCCCGATGCTCTGGCTGGTGGGCGAGGGGCTGCGCAGCGGCTTTGCGCCTTACGAGAAGCTGGCGCTCGTGCTCGCCTTTGCCGCGCCCGCGCTGGCGCGCCCGCTGGCGCTTGGCTTCGATATCCCGGTCATGCCTCTGGTCCTCGTGCTGTTCTTCGGGGTAGTCTGGCGGAGGGCAACCTCGGAAGCTTCCGGGCATTCCAGGGCAATACCCTGATAAAGGAGCCAAAAGTGCCCGAACCCAAGCCCCGCATCGGCCGCAACATCGCGCTGCTGATCGATGCCGACAATGCCTCTCCCGCCAATCTCGATGCGGCGCTGACGATCCTGGGCGATCTCGGCACGGTCAACGTGCGGCGCATCTACGGCAACTGGAGCAAGCCCGCGCTCAAGGGCTGGTCCCGGCTCGTGCATCGCCACGCGCTGGAGCCGCAGCAGCAGTTCGACCTGACCAAGGGCAAGAACGCCACAGACATGAAGATGACGATCGACGCGATGGACCTCCTATACGGAGGCCATGTCGACGGTTTCGGACTGATGACGAGCGACAGCGACTTCATGCCGCTCGCCATCCGCATCCGTCAGAACGGCACGCCGGTCTATGGCTTCGGCACCGCCCGCACGCCCGAGGCGTTTCGCGAGGCCTGCACGCGGTTCATCGATCTCGACGCCATGCCGGACGAGGACGCGGTCGAACCGGCGAGCGAAGCGGCAAAGCCCGCCATCGACGACGAACTGGTGAAGCTGCTGGGGGAGGCGTGGAAGGCCAGCAAGCGGGACGAAATGGGGTTTGCGAGCCTGTCCGAAGTGGGGCAGCGCGTGGCGAACCGCTCCAGCTTCGATGCCCGCAGCTATGGTTTCTCGCGCTTGTCGGAACTGGTGCAGACACTGCCCAATTTCGCGACCGAGCGGCGGGAAAGCGGGCTGTTCGTCAAGCGGACGCGCTAGAGCCGCTTAATTTGCGGAGGTGTCCAGCTTGGTCTTGCGCACTTCCGCCGCCACTTCGGGATCGGTCTTGGCGATGTGCTGGGCCATGGCCTCGATCACCAGCGGGCCGACTTCGGCCTCTGCTTCGGGCGAGATATAGTTCGACCACCTGGCGTCGATCTGGATCTTCTGCGCATTCAGCGCCGACATCCGCTTGCCCAGCGGCGTGGCGAAGAAGTCCTTGATGAACTTCATGTCCGCACCGTCTACCTGAAGCGAGGCATCGATCGCGGCGGAACCTATATCGGCCGAAAGGCTCTCCGCCGATATTTCCCTGGAAGCCATCGCATCGCGGGCGGTGGCGCCCATCGCGTTGCGTTCGGCCACGGTCGAGATGAAGCGCGTCATTTGCGGGGAACGGAGGAAAACCCCGATTTCGGCCGCCTCCGAGGCGGACAGGTTCGCCTTGTAGAGCGCCGCGAGATCGCTGCGGTACAGTGGCACGATCCGCTGGGCTTCCTGCACCATCATCGGCTTCAGGGCATCGGAAAATGCCCGGAGCAGGCCGGGATAAGCGGTTTCGAGTTCGGCCATTTCCTCGTCGGCGGCCAGACCGTCAACCATGGCCTTCAGCATGGCGTTGCTCGACCGGGCCATCTGCTCGTCAGTGACGACGATACCGGCAAGCTCGTCCCAAACCGCCTGCTGCGAGACGGCCGCAGTGGCGGCAAGCGAGGGGACGGCCCCGGCCGGGGTGAACGAGATCGCGGCCAGCGCCGCGAGCATAAGAGCGTTACGCATCGATCAGCTCCGGGTCGATCTCACCGGCGCGGTTCTGGATGAACATGAAGCGATGTTCGGGATTGCGGCCCATCAGGCGGTCCACAAGGTCCTTCACCGCCGCGCGGCCCTCGTATTCCGGCGGCAGGGTGATGCGGATGAGCGAGCGGCTTTCCGGCGCCATCGTCGTTTCACGAAGCTGCTGCGGGTTCATTTCGCCCAGACCCTTGAACCGGCCCACTTCGACCTTCTTGTTCTTGAACACCGTTGCTTCCAGTTCGGCGCGGTGTGCGTCGTCACGGGCATAGGCCGAAGTCGAGCCTGCGGTGAGGCGGTAAAGCGGCGGCTGCGCGAGGTAGAGGTGCCCGCGCTTCACGATGTCCGGCATCTCCTGGAAGAAGAAGGTCATCAGCAGCGTGGCGATATGCGCACCGTCCACGTCGGCGTCGGTCATGATGATGACGCGGTCGTAGCGCAGGTTGTCGGCGTTGCAGTCCTTGCGGGTGCCGCAGCCGAGCGCGAGGCCGAGGTCGGCGATTTCCGAGTTCCCGCGGATCTTGTCCGCCGTGGCCGAGGCCACGTTGAGGATCTTGCCCCGGATCGGCAGGATGGCCTGGGTCTTGCGGTTGCGCGCCTGCTTGGCCGATCCGCCTGCCGAATCGCCTTCGACGATGAACAGTTCGGTCTCGCCCGGCCCCTCGCCCGAACAGTCCGTCAACTTGCCGGGAAGACGCAGCTTGCGGGCATTGGTGGCGGTCTTGCGCTTGACCTCCCGCTCGGCCTTGCGGCGCAGGCGATCGTCCATGCGTTCCATCACCGCGCCGAGCAGCGCCTTGCCGCGATCGAGGTTGTCCGTGAGGAAGTGGTCGAAATGGTCGCGCACCGCCGCTTCCACGAGGCGGGCGGCCTCGGGGCTGGTGAGGCGGTCCTTGGTCTGGCTCTGGAACTGGGGATCGCGGATGAAGACCGAGAGCATGACTTCGCTGCCGGTCACCACGTCATCCGGGGTGATGTCCTTGGCCTTCTTGGCCTGCCCCACCAGGTCCGCGAAAGCGCGGATGCCCTTGGTCAGCGCGGCGCGAAGGCCCTGTTCGTGCGTGCCGCCGTCCGGGGTGGGGATGGTGTTGCAGTACCAGGAATAGGAACCGTCGGAATAGAGCGGCCAGGCGATCGCCCATTCGACGCGGCCCTGTTCGGAACCGTCATCGCCGCGCTGGAAATCCTGGCGCCCGGAGAAGAACTGCGTGGTCACGCATTCACGGGTGCCGATCTGCTCCGCCAGATGATCGGCAAGGCCGCCGGGGAACTGGAAGGTCGATTCGGCGGGAACATCCTCGGAAGCGAGCGAGGGCGCGCATTTCCAGCGGATTTCGACGCCCGCGAAAAGATAGGCCTTCGAACGCACCAGCTTGAACAGGCGCGCGGGCTTGAACTGCTGGTCTCCGAAAATCTCGGTATCGGGCGTGAAGCTGACCGCCGTGCCGCGCCGGTTGGGCGCCGCGCCGACTTTCTGGAGCGGCCCGAGCGTGACCCCGCGCGAAAATTCCTGCGCGAAGAGTTCCTTGTTGCGGGCCACTTCGACGCGGGTAAGGCTGGACAGGGCGTTGACCACCGAGATGCCGACGCCGTGCAGGCCGCCCGAAGTGGCATAGGCCTTGCCGGAGAACTTGCCGCCCGAGTGCAGCGTCGAGAGGATGACCTCCAGCGCCGACTTGCCGGGAAACTTGGGGTGTTCGTCAACCGGGATACCGCGACCGTTGTCGGTGATGGTCAGCCGGTTGCCTTCGTCCAGCGTGACTTCGATGCGGTTGGCGTGGCCGGCCACGGCCTCGTCCATCGCGTTGTCCAGCACTTCGGCGGCGAGATGGTGCAGCGCGCGCTCGTCGGTGCCGCCGATGTACATGCCGGGACGACGGCGGACGGGCTCGAGCCCCTCCAGCACTTCGATCGCGGAACCATCGTAGGATTCCCCGCCCGCAGACGGGAGCTTGTCGAACAGGTCATCGGACATGGCCGGGACTATAGGGCGGCTAAACCCGCGATCAAGCACGGCTTCGTGCTTATCCGCAAAGAGATGTTCGCGGTCTGATCTTTTTCGGGATTCGGGCAGGCGCGGGGAGGGGAAGCACCGCGTGGCCGATGGCGATTCGCGGGGGTGTTTGCCGGGTCTATTTCTTCCTGGTCTTGCCCGTCTTGCCCGCGGGTTTCGTTGCGGCCCCGGCGCAGGGCCAGGCGCTACGCGTGGCGGCAAAGACCACGTCGGAGCCGGATTCGCTGTGAACCTTGGGATTGTCGTGCAGGTAGCCGACCGTGGCTTCCCGGAGCTGGCTGATCGTCACCCCTGCCGGAATGCAGCTCTTGGACTTGTGCGCGGTATTGAAGGCATCCACCGCGCCGGTGATGTAGGCGATGCATTCGTAGGTCTTCTCGACGTAGCTGTTGCTGCCGCGCTGGGCGGTGCAGCTCTCGTAGAGCTGGGCGCCGGTATAGAAACTGGCATTGGCGGCGCCGGGCACGAACCCCAGCGGCAGGATCAGGGCAAGGCAGGCCAGCTTCCGGGACATCATTCTTGAAACTCTCCAACCCATATGCGAGCCGTTTTTCGGCGGCCCTCGGCGCTTGAGGCGCGCCCTCAGTTCGACGGCTTCCACGAGATCACGCGCCAGAGATACCAGGCCACGGTGCCCAGCGCGAAGGCGAGCGTGCCCCATCCGATCCAGGTTTCGGCCTCGGCGAAAGTATGGCCCAGCCACCGGCCCGCCATCAGCAGGATCGTGTTCCAGATCGCCGCGCCGGCCGCGGTGTAAAGCAGGAAGGGCAGGTGCCGCATGTGGGCGAGCCCGGCCGGAACCGAGACCATGGTGCGGAACATGGGCATGAAGCGCATGACGAACACCACCCAGTGGCCGTGCCTGCGGAAGAAATGCCCGGCTTTCTCCACGTCGCCCCATTCCAGCGTCAGCCAGCGGCCCCAGCGATCTATCAGCGGTCGGAGACGCTCGTAGCCGAGGCGGTCGGCGGCGAGGAACAGCACGTAGTTGCCGAGCGTGGCGCCTGCCGTTCCCGCGAGCAGGACCGGCAGGAAATCCATGCGGCCATGCGCGATGGCGATCCCGGCGAGGCCCATGATAAGCTCCGAGGGGATCGGCGGCACGATGTTCTCCAGCGCCATGAGGAACAGGATGCCCCAATAGCCGCCGCCCTCGACGAGGGAGATCACCCATTCATTCATGCGGCGCTGCTCCGGCCTGGCGGTAACCGCCTACATCGCGGCGTGGCGGACCTCGATGGCGTCCCAGATCATGGCGCCGGTGTCGGTTCCATTGAACCGGTCGATCGCGACGATGCCGGTGGGGGAAGTCACATTGATTTCGGTCAGCCATTTTCCGCCAATCACGTCGATACCGACGAAAACCAGCCCCCGCGCCTTGAGTTCCGGGGCAAGCGCCGCACAGATTTCCTCTTCCGCCGAAGTGAGGCCGGTGGCCTCGGCCGAGCCGCCCACCGCGAGGTTGGAGCGGAATTCGCCGGCACCGGGCTTGCGGTTGATGGCGCCTGCGAACACGCCGTCCACCAGGACGATGCGCTTGTCGCCCTCGGCAACGTCGGGGAGGAAGGGCTGGACCATGAACGGTTCTACCCAGGCGTTCTCGAACATCTCGATCAGCGCGCCCAGGTTGCTGCCGTCGGCGGGCACGCGGAACACTGCCTTGCCGCCGTTGCCGTGCAGCGGCTTGATGACGAGGTCGCCGCCGAAACCGGCTTCGACGTTGCGCTGCTGGAACAGGCGCACGTCCTCGATGCGGCGGGCGATGAAGGTGGGCGGCATGAAGCGCGCATAGTCCAGCACGAAGACCTTTTCGGGCGCATTGCGGACCGAAGCCGGATCGTTGACCACCAGCGTCTGCCCGGCCAGCCGCTCAAGCAGGTGCGTGGCGGTGATGTAGCCGAGGTCGAAAGGCGGGTCCTGCCGCATCAGCACCACGTCGATATCGGCCACGAGGTCGATCAGGCGATACTCGCCGCGCGTGAAGTGCGCGCCTTCCACGCGCTGAACCGTAACCGGGGCACCCCAGCAGGTGAGGCGTCCGGCCGCGCCAGAGGACGCGTCATAGGCGAGCGTGCGAACGTCATAATGGAACAGTTCGTGCCCGCGCGCCTGCGCCGAGAGCATGAGCGCGAACGAGGAATCACCCGCGATCTTGATCGATTCCAGCGGGTCCATCTGAACGGCGATGCGTAAGGTCATGAAAAGTCTGGTCCTCGCGGATATGTACCGAGCGGTATCTTTCGGGAAGGCGGCTTAATCGGAATCGGCGCCGGGCGCGAATGATTTTGGGGCCGGTCCTGCAACTTTGCGGATCGGGCTACAGGTCCGGCTGCCAGGCATTGGCGATCCGGCGCGGCCAGCAGCCGGGCGCCATCAGCAGGACGTCCACCCTCAGGCTGTCGCCCGGCTTCCGGTACCGGTGGGCGACGGCCTCGGCGGCGGCCGCCACGCGGCGCAGGCGGTGATGATCTATCGCATGGTCGAGATCGGCGCGGCGCGCGCGCCACTTCACCTCGACGAAGCACAGCGTGCGGCCGCGCCGGGCGACGATATCGACCTCGCCGCGACCGGTCTTGACCCGCCGGGCGCGGATGCTCCAGCCGGTGAGCCGCAAGTACCATGCGGCCAGAGCCTCCCCCCGGCGCCCTTGCGCTCCGCTTCGGCGCGCTGCCTGTTCACTTCAGCTCCATCGCCCGGGCATAGAGCACCTTGCGGTCGAGCCCGGTCGCCTTCGCCACCGTTCCGGCCGCCTGTGAGGGCTTCGCCAGCGCCAGTTCGGCGCGGAGCAGGGCATCGACATCCACCTCGCCGATCGGTTCCTCGCCGGGAGGGGCGACGAGCAGGACGATCTCGCCCTTGGGCGGGTGCGCCGCGTAATGGGCGATAA encodes:
- a CDS encoding glycerophosphodiester phosphodiesterase family protein, with the translated sequence MKIILLAAAALSLAATAAHAAPTHRSTGEIMAQIRDPHGRLIVVAHRGCHEPAPLHGFGAAPENSVQALEKCAAMGVDMMETDVLESKDGYLVIMHDETVDRTTTGTGKVADLTLAQIKSLRLRQDEGGSDAAATDQFVLTLDEMLALAKDRITLNLDVKDAIYPQVIAAVRKAGAQNRVTLKTRVGVGSQPLAPMAPYDEVPFLVIPKDGDDSGKSIPDMIAAQMSGKIKPVGIELPYRLPREALPAIVKRAQSLGVRLWVNMLDGNFVLGAGSDRDALRAPDAVWGSLVREGVSMLLTDEPEAMLAMRDASGRR
- a CDS encoding glycosyltransferase family 87 protein, translated to MGADFLKRMDWLGAARVTGYLRLFAVLAAVMLAWLVGTSHGGVDANGYLLGSDFISFWTTGHMLFAHGDPYDGAAHIAAQRTYFSAEGAYTAFYYPPSFLPFCWPLGGLPYFPALGAWLLMTGALYLGAVRCWWERAATGVPLWLLFAAFPAVPIVVTHGQTAFLVCGLLGLGAWLVPTRPWIAGALFGLATIKPQFGLLLPLVLVATGQWRVIASACITAAALALLSAWAFGAQAWIGWLGASERAQAAMAHGQIGYGKMMSPFAGMRLIGTSMGLSYAVQGLVTLAVAGLVLWACLRKGRAGAWTPGLAALMLAGAPLATPYVLDYDMVLLAFPMLWLVGEGLRSGFAPYEKLALVLAFAAPALARPLALGFDIPVMPLVLVLFFGVVWRRATSEASGHSRAIP
- a CDS encoding NYN domain-containing protein, which encodes MPEPKPRIGRNIALLIDADNASPANLDAALTILGDLGTVNVRRIYGNWSKPALKGWSRLVHRHALEPQQQFDLTKGKNATDMKMTIDAMDLLYGGHVDGFGLMTSDSDFMPLAIRIRQNGTPVYGFGTARTPEAFREACTRFIDLDAMPDEDAVEPASEAAKPAIDDELVKLLGEAWKASKRDEMGFASLSEVGQRVANRSSFDARSYGFSRLSELVQTLPNFATERRESGLFVKRTR
- the parE gene encoding DNA topoisomerase IV subunit B; amino-acid sequence: MSDDLFDKLPSAGGESYDGSAIEVLEGLEPVRRRPGMYIGGTDERALHHLAAEVLDNAMDEAVAGHANRIEVTLDEGNRLTITDNGRGIPVDEHPKFPGKSALEVILSTLHSGGKFSGKAYATSGGLHGVGISVVNALSSLTRVEVARNKELFAQEFSRGVTLGPLQKVGAAPNRRGTAVSFTPDTEIFGDQQFKPARLFKLVRSKAYLFAGVEIRWKCAPSLASEDVPAESTFQFPGGLADHLAEQIGTRECVTTQFFSGRQDFQRGDDGSEQGRVEWAIAWPLYSDGSYSWYCNTIPTPDGGTHEQGLRAALTKGIRAFADLVGQAKKAKDITPDDVVTGSEVMLSVFIRDPQFQSQTKDRLTSPEAARLVEAAVRDHFDHFLTDNLDRGKALLGAVMERMDDRLRRKAEREVKRKTATNARKLRLPGKLTDCSGEGPGETELFIVEGDSAGGSAKQARNRKTQAILPIRGKILNVASATADKIRGNSEIADLGLALGCGTRKDCNADNLRYDRVIIMTDADVDGAHIATLLMTFFFQEMPDIVKRGHLYLAQPPLYRLTAGSTSAYARDDAHRAELEATVFKNKKVEVGRFKGLGEMNPQQLRETTMAPESRSLIRITLPPEYEGRAAVKDLVDRLMGRNPEHRFMFIQNRAGEIDPELIDA
- a CDS encoding Rap1a/Tai family immunity protein, whose amino-acid sequence is MMSRKLACLALILPLGFVPGAANASFYTGAQLYESCTAQRGSNSYVEKTYECIAYITGAVDAFNTAHKSKSCIPAGVTISQLREATVGYLHDNPKVHSESGSDVVFAATRSAWPCAGAATKPAGKTGKTRKK
- a CDS encoding DedA family protein; this encodes MNEWVISLVEGGGYWGILFLMALENIVPPIPSELIMGLAGIAIAHGRMDFLPVLLAGTAGATLGNYVLFLAADRLGYERLRPLIDRWGRWLTLEWGDVEKAGHFFRRHGHWVVFVMRFMPMFRTMVSVPAGLAHMRHLPFLLYTAAGAAIWNTILLMAGRWLGHTFAEAETWIGWGTLAFALGTVAWYLWRVISWKPSN
- the gshB gene encoding glutathione synthase gives rise to the protein MTLRIAVQMDPLESIKIAGDSSFALMLSAQARGHELFHYDVRTLAYDASSGAAGRLTCWGAPVTVQRVEGAHFTRGEYRLIDLVADIDVVLMRQDPPFDLGYITATHLLERLAGQTLVVNDPASVRNAPEKVFVLDYARFMPPTFIARRIEDVRLFQQRNVEAGFGGDLVIKPLHGNGGKAVFRVPADGSNLGALIEMFENAWVEPFMVQPFLPDVAEGDKRIVLVDGVFAGAINRKPGAGEFRSNLAVGGSAEATGLTSAEEEICAALAPELKARGLVFVGIDVIGGKWLTEINVTSPTGIVAIDRFNGTDTGAMIWDAIEVRHAAM
- a CDS encoding YraN family protein, with amino-acid sequence MRLTGWSIRARRVKTGRGEVDIVARRGRTLCFVEVKWRARRADLDHAIDHHRLRRVAAAAEAVAHRYRKPGDSLRVDVLLMAPGCWPRRIANAWQPDL